One Purpureocillium takamizusanense chromosome 1, complete sequence genomic window carries:
- a CDS encoding uncharacterized protein (EggNog:ENOG503NX1U~COG:E~SECRETED:SignalP(1-22~SECRETED:cutsite=AVG-KP~SECRETED:prob=0.5223)) yields the protein MGMLHCSLAVVAATTLIAQAVGKPVEPQPTPGTTYTPRSKGPLLQDFDALGAWFDGVAAINSTSAPHKNKNNATIAIVGGGVTGLATALMLDSVGVRNWEILEASERIGGRFRTIFVGGTQEFAEMGPMRLPYRIRYKSDNSTHEYTDHMMTFQLADWLNELNGNNQSLKVDFIPWIQHHPNELIATGTGRHPDGRVPTRAEIAADPSLGKPPPMTSLEYKDTKNKMNHILKDETTLRAIQKDIWRAHKKAMDHGLDDWSEQAMMRHVFKASENVTDAIWTATDYDVFWDEMVHNSNLAQDGGADSLGETEWKCVDGGFNRLSDAFLPHVSNRLTLNRKISKLETVSKATGGIKTRLSWHAGSGANRTRHSKDYDYTIMAVPFTMTRFMDLPNFSSVLSRAISEPGLRFKSACKVSLLFRERFWEQGERPILGGYSMPESLAVGALYYPVYGLNETGRPGLITHYRGGDWSDRFVSMTDAQHAELVLDAIVSLHGESARELYTGDYARLCWLEDEHTATAWCRPDVAQHKLYIPAYHRTEHNTIFVGEHTAPTHAWISSSLHSAVRGAVQLLLEMGMVDEAKTLNQRWMGRWISTQ from the coding sequence ATGGGCATGTTACACTGCAGCCTtgccgtggtggcggctaCGACGCTGATCGCCCAGGCTGTCGGTAAGCCCGTTGAGCCACAACCCACGCCAGGAACGACTTACACGCCGAGATCCAAGGGGCCCCTACTGCAGGACtttgatgccctcggcgcctgGTTCGACGGGGTAGCGGCGATAAACAGTACTTCGGCTCCTCacaagaacaagaacaaTGCCACCATTGCCATcgtgggaggcggcgtcacgggcttggccacggcgctgATGCTCGACAGCGTGGGCGTGCGCAACTGGGAGATCCTCGAAGCAAGCGAGCGCATCGGGGGAAGGTTTCGCACCATCTTCGTGGGCGGGACGCAGGAGTTTGCCGAGATGGGACCCATGAGGCTGCCGTACAGGATCCGGTACAAGAGCGACAACTCGACACATGAATACACCGACCACATGATGACATTTCAACTAGCGGACTGGCTGAATGAGCTCAACGGGAACAACCAGAGCTTGAAAGTGGACTTCATCCCGTGGATTCAACACCATCCAAACGAGCTCATTGCGACGGGCACAGGGAGGCATCCCGACGGACGAGTGCCCACCCGCGCTGAGATTGCCGCCGACCCGAGTCTAGGAAAGCCCCCTCCTATGACATCTCTCGAGTACAAGGACACCAAAAACAAGATGAACCATATTCTCAAAGACGAGACGACACTGAGGGCCATCCAAAAGGACATTTGGCGCGCCCACAAAAAGGCAATGgaccatggccttgacgacTGGAGCGAACAGGCCATGATGCGACACGTCTTCAAGGCGAGCGAGAACGTGACCGACGCCATCTGGACGGCAACCGACTACGACGTGTTCTGGGACGAAATGGTGCACAACTCTAATCTTGCACAGGACGGAGGGGCCGACTCCCTGGGAGAGACGGAGTGGAAatgcgtcgacggcgggtTCAACCGACTGTCGGACGCGTTCTTACCGCATGTCTCAAACCGACTCACACTGAATCGGAAGATCTCAAAGCTTGAGACGGTGTCAAAGGCAACGGGCGGAATCAAGACCCGTCTGTCATGGCACGCCGGCTCGGGAGCCAACCGCACAAGGCACTCCAAGGACTACGACTacaccatcatggccgtgCCGTTCACGATGACGCGCTTCATGGACCTTCCCAACTTCTCGTCCGTGCTGAGCCGAGCCATCAGCGAGCCCGGGCTGCGATTCAAGTCCGCCTGCAAGGTCTCCCTGCTCTTCCGCGAGCGCTTCTGGGAACAGGGCGAGCGGCCCATCCTAGGCGGCTACTCGATGCCCGAGAGCCTGGCCGTGGGGGCCCTCTACTACCCCGTGTACGGGCTCAACGAGACGGGCCGCCCGGGGCTCATCACGCActaccgcggcggcgactggagCGACCGCTTCGTGAGCATGACGGACGCGCAGCACGCGGagctcgtgctcgacgcgATAGTCAGCCTCCACGGGGAgtcggcgcgggagctgTACACGGGGGACTACGCGCGGCTGTGCtggctcgaggacgagcatacggcgacggcgtggtgCCGGCCGGACGTGGCCCAGCACAAGCTGTACATACCCGCGTATCACCGGACGGAGCACAATACCATCTTTGTGGGCGAGCACACGGCGCCGACGCATGCGTGGATCAGCTCGTCGCTGCACTCGGCGGTGCGAGGGGCGGTGCAGCTCTTGCTGGAGATGGGTatggtggacgaggcgaagACGCTCAACCAGCGGTGGATGGGCAGGTGGATTAGCACGCAATGA